A DNA window from Cutaneotrichosporon cavernicola HIS019 DNA, chromosome: 2 contains the following coding sequences:
- a CDS encoding uncharacterized protein (to TIGR gene model, INSD accession), whose protein sequence is MSQTKTYTYTQSIELERVRPAYAGGRDKQRNSDPDLFGGRDKQRNSDPDLFGGRGEPTVGASLPQTPGISQEDLALHNLDAVLGDGDGGERVTPVLHPPDKGRHAWQFLAAATLVETWVWGLPYTVGVLHAYWHTHMFPEDESTLTLAATLQTGLMFMSTALLGPLFTTFPRQRRLIQAVGLLVASASIIAAGFVTKASHLVATIGCLYPFAGALYLPCATIMYEWFIERRGLASGILFAGTGVGGTIFPLVVSGLLNRFGYRAAMVSLGLAFFIMNAIALMFIKRRVPLPARGATHALPRPSFEWGVLKTSAFWVGMAALLLTSLGNFNPTLWIPTFAETVGAKRPDGTALVAIMNAVSVPSNILMGWISDRAPGRVTILGNCLLASLSVFILWGLGTSSGVLVAFSVLWGFSALSFVSLWSKLITRTCKDRGPHMNTYIFSLYAVLRGVGNLTSGPISTKLLRTGVFRGAAGAYGNTNFGAVLVYTGVTIMCGGFVGIFFPS, encoded by the exons ATGTCGCAGACAAAAACATACACATACACACAGAGCAtagagctcgagcgcgtccgcCCAGCCTACGCGGGCGGACGCGACAAGCAGCGTAACAGCGACCCCGACCTGTTTGGGGGACGCGACAAGCAGCGCAACAGCGATCCAGACCTGTTTGGCGGCCGCGGTGAACCGACCGTCGGTGCCAGCCTGCCGCAAACACCGGGAATCTCGCAGGAGGACCTCGCACTgcacaacctcgacgcAGTGTTGGGAGACGGGGATGGCGGGGAACGCGTCACGCCAGTCCTTCACCCGCCCGACAAGGGGCGACATGCGTGGCAGTTCCTAGCCGCAGCCACACTCGTCGAGACCTGGGTCTGGGGCTTGCCT taCACGGTCGGTGTCTTGCATGCGTATTGGCACACCCACATGTTCCCAGAGGACGAGAGTACACTCACTCTCGCAGCCACACTCCAGACCGGTTTGATGTTTATGAGCACGGCACTGCTAGGCCC GCTGTTCACGACGTTCCCGCGCCAGCGGCGGTTGATCCAGGCTGTCGGGCTGCTCGTTGCGTCCGCTTCCATCATCGCAGCCGGCTTTGTGACCAAGGCGTCCCACCTCGTCGCAACCATCGGGTGCCTCTACCCTTTCGCAGGCG CACTTTACCTCCCCTGCGCGACGATCATGTACGAGTGGTTCATCGAGCGGCGTGGGTTGGCTTCGGGCATCCTCTTCGCAGGCACTGGTGTTGGCGGTACAATCTTCCCCCTTGTGGTGAgcggcctcctcaaccGCTTCGGATACCGGGCTGCAATGGTgtcgctcggcctcgcaTTCTTCATCATGAACGCCATTGCACTCATGTTTATTAAGCGCCGTGTGCCGCTCCCAGCCCGAGGGGCAACGCATGCCCTCCCGCGCCCCAGTTTTGAGTGGGGCGTACTCAAGACGAGCGCGTTCTGGGTCGGCATGGCCGCACTTCTCCTCACAAGTCTCGGGAACTTTAACCCCACCCTCTGGATTCCCA cctTCGCCGAGACGGTCGGAGCAAAGAGGCCCGACGGCACCGCCCTCGTGGCCATCATGAATGCCGTGTCGGTGCCCTCCAACATCCTCATGGGGTGGATCTCGGACCGCGCCCCAGGTCGTGTAACAATCTTGGGCAATTGCTTACTTGCTTCGCTCTCCGTCTTTATTCTCTGGGGCCTTGgcacgagctcgggcgtcctcgtcgcaTTTAGCGTCTTGTGGGGATTTAGCGCACTGAGTTTTGTCTCGCTCTGGTCCAAGCTGATCACGCGGACATGCA AGGACCGTGGCCCACATATGAACACATACATTTTCTCGCTGTATGCCGTTTTGCGCGGCGTGGGTAACCTCACATCCGGCCCGATCTCTACCAAACTCCTTCGCACGGGTGTGTTCCGCGGCGCAGCTGGTGCGTACGGCAACACAAACTTTGGCGCCGTGCTAGTGTACACTGGAGTGACAATCATGTGTGGCGGATTTGTCGGAATCTTCTTCCCCAGTTAA
- a CDS encoding uncharacterized protein (NADPH-dependent beta-ketoacyl reductase), producing MPKDAAPEVMPELGVDALFNLRGKVALVTGGATGIGKMIAATYVRNGAKVYIASRKLADLERVAAQLSQLGKDSGGQCLPIQADVGTKAGCDTLAAEIKKREQRLDILVNNSGLTWGAPMADFPEASGWDKVFALNVKSQFYLTVGVLDLLKSGKDNLNPASVINIASTAAISPQAEGSLSAKGHGTYSYQPSKAASLHLTRVLASSLARDHVIVNAICPGVFPSRMTAFGLENNRDVLESGQPTGRVGTPEDIGGLALYFASRAGAHCTGTGIVIDGGASIAFSAKL from the coding sequence ATGCCCAAGGACGCCGCCCCCGAGGTCATGCCCGAGCTGGGCGTTGACGCCCTCTTCAACCTCCGCGGCAAGGTCGCTCTCGTGACTGGCGGCGCGACCGGCATCGGCAAGATGATTGCTGCCACCTACGTCCGTAACGGTGCCAAGGTGTACATTGCGTcgcgcaagctcgccgacctcgagcgtgtTGCTGCACAGCTCTcgcagctcggcaaggactCTGGTGGCCAGTGCCTCCCAATCCAGGCTGACGTCGGCACCAAGGCCGGGTGCGACACCCTCGCTGCCGAGAtcaagaagcgcgagcagcgcctcgacatTCTCGTCAACAACTCTGGCTTGACTTGGGGCGCCCCCATGGCAGACTTCCCAGAGGCCAGCGGATGGGACAAGGTGTTTGCCCTCAACGTCAAGTCTCAGTTCTACCTAACTGTCGGTGtactcgacctcctcaagaGCGGAAAGGACAACCTCAACCCTGCGAGTGTCATTAACATTGCCTCGACCGCCGCCATCTCACCCCAAGCTGAGGGATCCCTCTCCGCAAAGGGCCACGGCACGTACTCGTACCAGCCGTCCAAGGCTGCGTCGCTGCACCTCAcccgcgtcctcgcgtcctcgctcgccaGGGACCACGTCATTGTCAACGCTATCTGCCCAGGCGTCTTCCCAAGCCGTATGACCGCGTTCGGCCTGGAGAACAACCGCGACGTCCTTGAGAGCGGCCAGCCGACGGGCCGTGTCGGCACGCCCGAGGACATTGGTGGCCTCGCTCTGTACTTTGCGTcgcgcgcaggcgcgcacTGCACCGGCACCGGTATCGTCATTGACGGCGGTGCCAGCAtcgccttctccgccaAGCTCTAA
- a CDS encoding uncharacterized protein (Transmembrane amino acid transporter protein) — translation MGYHKNEKDVRDVDSAEDNDYDVEVLGSKRGVVTDEVFGAITDNGPNYRSVGWLGTAVLMMKTQMGLGVLSMPAVFDTLGMIPGVLCLIAIAAITTWSDYIVGRWKLAHPDTYDIADVMMRIFGRFGYEVMNVAYTLFWIAVSGSAMLGLSTALNAVSSHGACTAVFVAVAAIIAMGLASIRTLGRISWLAWIGVTSIVVSILVLTVSVGVQDRPSAAPKEGLWEPEIKLFGNPSFTSAISAIGTLVFSYAGTPAFFSIVSEMRDPRHYTRSLVTCQTIITCVYLAIGIVVYYFCGAFVASPALGSAGTLMKKVCYGLAIPGLVSTVCLVTHLPAKQIFVRILRGSDHLTSNSIVHWATWIGCVAACTIIAYIIASAVPVFGGLVSLVGALLGTLMCFQPMGFMWLYLHREDERTTKWYLGVAWSTFVIVAGMFLMVSGTYGSIVDIKDSYAKYGGTAAWTCADNSGSV, via the exons ATGGGCTACCACAAGAACGAGAAGGAcgtgcgcgacgtcgactcTGCCGAGGACAACGACTACGATGTCGAGGTGCTGGGCTCGAAGCGCGGTGTCGTCACCGACGAGGTGTTTGGAGCCATCACCGACAACGGGCCCAACTACCGCTCG GTCGGATGGCTCGGCACCGCCGTGCTCATGATGAAGACGCAGATGGGTCTGGGTGTGCTTTCTATGCCCGCCGTCTTTGACACGCTCGGGATGATTCCCGGTGTCCTCTGCCTCATCGCTATCGCCGCCATCACTACCTGGTCCGACTACATTGTCGGCAGGTGGAAGCTCGCCCACCCGGACACGTACGATATTGCCGACGTCATGATGCGTATCTTTGGCCGCTTCGGCTACGAGGTCATGAACGTTGCATACACTCTCTTTTGGATCGCCGTGAGCGGCTCGGCCATGCTTGGTCTTTCGACGGCTCTTAACGCCGTTAGCTCGCACGGCGCGTGCACTGCCGTCTTTGTGGCTGTCGCTGCCATCATCGCAATGGGTCTGGCATCCATCCGCACTCTCGGCAGGATCTCTTGGCTCGCATGGATCGGCGTCACCTCGATCGTCGtctccatcctcgtccttaCCGTCTCCGTCGGCGTCCAGGACCGCCCCTCGGCTGCGCCCAAGGAGGGCCTCTGGGAGCCCGAGATCAAGCTCTTCGGTAACCCCAGCTTCACGTCGGCCATCTCTGCTATTGGTACCCTCGTGTTCTCGTACGCCGGTACTCCGGCGTTCTTCTCCATTGTTTCCGAGATGCGCGACCCCCGTCACTACACTCGTTCCCTTGTTACCTGCCAGACTATCATTACTTGCGTGTATCTCGCCATCGGTATTGTCGTCTACTACTTCTGCGGCGCATtcgtcgcctcgcccgcccTCGGCTCGGCAGGCACCCTCATGAAGAAGGTATGCTACGGCCTCGCCATCCCCGGCCTCGTGTCGACCGTTTGCCTCGTCACCCACCTCCCCGCCAAGCAGATCTTTGTCCGCATCCTCCGCGGCTCTGACCACCTCACCTCAAACAGCATCGTCCACTGGGCCACCTGGATCGGCTGCGTCGCCGCATGCACCATCATCGCATACATCATCGCCTCGGCTGTCCCCGTCTTCGGCGGCCTCGTCtccctcgtcggcgccctcctcggcacaCTCATGTGCTTCCAGCCAATGGGCTTCATGTGGCTCTACCTCCaccgcgaggacgagcgcacCACCAAGTGGTACCTCGGCGTTGCGTGGAGCACTTTTGTCATTGTCGCTGGTATGTTCCTCATGGTGTCGGGCACCTACGGTTCGATCGTCGACATCAAGGACTCGTACGCCAAGTACGGCGGCACTGCCGCCTGGACTTGCGCCGACAACTCGGGCTCGGTCTAA